Proteins from one Patescibacteria group bacterium genomic window:
- the miaB gene encoding tRNA (N6-isopentenyl adenosine(37)-C2)-methylthiotransferase MiaB, with protein sequence MQRKKKFHLIIFGCQMNYSDAERLATVLKKLGYQETNQEKDADLIGIVACSVRQAAVDRLYSKLRDWQIIKEKRPLITLLSGCILERDQKKLADKFDLFIDIKNLHNLADQLKNIAPEEKLALPDFFDISPSYKSKHRAYVPIMTGCNKFCSYCAVPYTRGREVSRPSKAVIEEIQELLAKGYTEIILLGQNVNSYGKDLIKQNKKELDFPELLKKIDSLSDHFWLKFLTSHPYDMSDKLINIMAECKNLNDYLHLPVQSGSNKILKKMNRHYKIADYKKLIKKIRKKIPNIAISTDIIVGFCSETNKDFQATLKLAKEMKYNMTYLGQYSSRAGTVAWRLYKDDVPKNTKKSRWQKLNTIIEQQSLEFNKNLIGQKREVLIDAVNKTGDNYLNIGKLSNYVAVHIESKKPLNVGKFYNANIIEAKHWGVKAKLKDKIAVILGPTAAGKSDLAVKIAKQFNGEIISADSRQIYKGMNIASNKITKEEMKGIVHHMLDITTPDKEYNLYNWQQDAFKTIKKILAKNKLPIIAGGTGLYISSILQNYDLNPKNPQLRKCPYDFVVFGLSPDRDKLYQKINKRVDRMFGDGSIQEVKKLYKKYPHKKLSSLTGIGYREIIEYLDGKISLETAIDKIKKNTRHYAKRQMTWFRRMEKQGIKIHWNKNITQTKKSIKEFLK encoded by the coding sequence ATGCAAAGAAAAAAGAAATTTCATCTTATTATATTTGGCTGTCAGATGAATTATTCTGATGCCGAACGTCTGGCGACAGTTTTGAAAAAGCTCGGTTACCAAGAGACCAATCAGGAAAAAGATGCTGATCTTATTGGTATTGTAGCCTGCTCTGTCAGACAAGCGGCTGTAGATAGACTATATAGCAAACTAAGAGATTGGCAAATTATCAAAGAAAAAAGACCCCTAATAACTCTGCTATCAGGCTGCATTTTAGAGCGTGACCAAAAAAAATTGGCTGATAAATTTGATCTTTTTATTGATATAAAAAACCTTCACAATTTGGCCGATCAACTAAAAAATATTGCCCCCGAAGAAAAATTAGCTTTGCCAGATTTTTTTGATATCAGCCCTAGCTACAAATCAAAACATCGTGCCTATGTACCTATCATGACAGGCTGTAATAAATTTTGTTCGTACTGTGCTGTCCCCTATACCCGTGGACGAGAAGTATCTAGACCATCAAAAGCTGTAATAGAAGAAATCCAGGAACTACTAGCAAAAGGCTATACAGAAATAATACTCCTTGGACAAAATGTAAATAGCTATGGGAAAGATTTGATAAAACAAAATAAGAAAGAATTGGATTTCCCAGAATTACTAAAAAAAATTGATAGTTTATCAGATCATTTTTGGTTAAAATTTTTAACCAGCCATCCTTATGATATGAGTGACAAACTCATAAACATCATGGCTGAATGCAAAAATCTCAATGATTATCTGCATCTACCTGTACAATCAGGCTCAAACAAAATTCTTAAAAAAATGAACCGCCATTACAAAATAGCTGACTACAAAAAATTAATAAAAAAAATTAGAAAAAAAATACCAAATATAGCAATTTCAACAGATATTATAGTAGGCTTTTGCTCGGAAACAAATAAAGATTTTCAAGCCACACTCAAATTGGCCAAAGAGATGAAATATAATATGACCTACCTGGGCCAATATTCTAGCCGAGCTGGCACTGTAGCCTGGCGCCTATACAAAGATGATGTGCCAAAAAATACCAAAAAATCCCGCTGGCAAAAACTGAACACAATAATTGAACAGCAATCTTTGGAATTTAATAAAAACTTAATTGGTCAAAAGCGAGAAGTTTTGATAGATGCCGTCAACAAAACCGGAGACAATTATCTGAATATAGGCAAATTATCAAACTATGTGGCCGTACACATTGAAAGCAAAAAACCACTTAATGTCGGAAAATTTTACAATGCCAATATAATAGAAGCCAAACACTGGGGTGTCAAAGCAAAATTGAAAGATAAAATAGCTGTTATCCTTGGGCCCACTGCTGCCGGCAAATCTGACTTAGCTGTAAAAATTGCCAAACAATTTAATGGCGAAATAATATCGGCTGATTCCAGACAAATTTATAAAGGTATGAATATTGCCAGCAATAAAATCACCAAAGAGGAAATGAAAGGTATTGTCCATCATATGCTGGATATCACCACTCCTGATAAAGAATACAATCTTTATAACTGGCAACAGGACGCTTTTAAAACTATTAAAAAAATCTTGGCCAAAAACAAACTGCCGATTATTGCCGGTGGCACCGGACTTTATATATCTTCAATTTTACAAAATTATGATTTAAATCCAAAAAATCCACAGCTGAGAAAATGCCCTTATGACTTTGTTGTCTTCGGACTCTCCCCTGACAGAGACAAGCTATACCAAAAAATAAACAAAAGAGTTGATAGAATGTTCGGTGACGGATCAATACAAGAAGTCAAAAAACTCTACAAAAAATACCCGCACAAAAAACTAAGCTCATTGACTGGTATTGGCTACCGAGAAATCATAGAATATTTGGATGGCAAGATAAGCTTAGAAACTGCCATTGATAAAATCAAAAAAAATACCCGCCACTACGCCAAAAGGCAAATGACTTGGTTTCGCCGCATGGAAAAACAAGGTATAAAAATACACTGGAACAAAAATATTACTCAGACAAAAAAATCAATAAAAGAATTTTTGAAATAA
- the guaB gene encoding IMP dehydrogenase, with amino-acid sequence MEIKTALTYDDVLLVPQKSDIKSRQDVDVSSRLSRNISLKIPIVSANMDTVTESRMAIAMAIYGGIGIIHRFCDITTQAKKISQVKRKQNIIIDNPFFVSPKNTLKEVKEKILEFNCKSFLVTDNDQKLLGILTNRDISFIEDADVLVEKLMTPKEKLITAHFGISIDEAKRIMNENKIEKLPLIDSDFKIKGLITATDIAKNYNEKNASKDSRGRLLVGAAVGVRSDFMDRVDALVQADVDVLILDIAHGHSDNALNTIGKIKEKYPNVEIIGGNIATGQGAKDLIKAGVDAVKIGVGPGSICTTRITTGFGVPQLTAIMNAYQVCKKYDIPMIADGGIKQSGDLVKALAAGADTVMMGGQLSGTTESPGPTINYHGRQYKVSRGMASLTAALSRPDSKESMDKITPEGVEARVPYRGPVKNILNQYVGGLRSGMSYANARNLEELKKNAQFIRITDSGMRESKSHDNELL; translated from the coding sequence ATGGAAATCAAGACAGCGCTTACTTACGATGATGTTTTATTGGTGCCTCAAAAATCTGACATAAAATCCCGACAAGATGTCGATGTATCAAGCAGACTCAGTCGTAATATCAGTCTAAAAATTCCTATAGTCTCCGCCAATATGGACACTGTCACTGAAAGTCGTATGGCTATTGCCATGGCTATTTATGGCGGCATTGGCATTATTCACCGCTTTTGTGATATCACCACTCAGGCCAAAAAAATATCTCAAGTAAAAAGAAAACAAAATATCATCATAGATAATCCATTTTTTGTCTCACCAAAAAATACTCTCAAAGAAGTCAAAGAAAAAATCCTGGAATTCAACTGCAAAAGTTTTTTGGTAACTGACAATGACCAAAAACTACTAGGCATACTAACCAACCGAGACATTTCATTTATTGAGGATGCCGATGTATTGGTAGAAAAGCTCATGACGCCAAAAGAAAAGCTAATTACTGCTCACTTTGGTATTAGTATAGATGAAGCCAAACGTATAATGAATGAAAATAAGATAGAAAAATTACCTCTGATTGATAGTGATTTTAAAATAAAAGGCCTGATTACTGCCACAGACATCGCCAAAAATTACAATGAAAAAAATGCCAGCAAAGACAGTCGCGGCCGACTCTTGGTTGGGGCTGCCGTGGGAGTGCGTTCAGATTTTATGGACAGAGTTGATGCCTTGGTGCAAGCTGATGTTGATGTACTGATACTTGATATTGCCCATGGACATTCTGACAACGCTCTCAACACTATAGGAAAAATCAAAGAAAAATATCCTAATGTAGAAATAATTGGTGGCAATATTGCTACCGGCCAAGGTGCCAAAGATCTTATAAAAGCCGGTGTAGACGCTGTCAAAATTGGTGTCGGTCCAGGCTCAATTTGCACCACAAGGATTACTACTGGTTTTGGCGTACCCCAGCTGACAGCGATAATGAATGCTTACCAGGTGTGTAAAAAATACGATATTCCTATGATTGCAGATGGTGGCATCAAACAATCCGGTGATCTGGTCAAAGCACTAGCTGCCGGAGCTGATACTGTTATGATGGGTGGCCAGCTATCAGGCACCACCGAATCACCAGGTCCAACTATCAATTATCATGGCAGACAGTACAAAGTTTCGCGCGGCATGGCTTCACTCACTGCCGCATTATCACGTCCTGACTCCAAAGAAAGTATGGACAAAATTACTCCAGAAGGAGTAGAAGCTCGTGTCCCCTACCGCGGCCCTGTGAAAAATATTTTAAATCAGTATGTAGGTGGCTTACGGTCAGGTATGAGCTACGCTAATGCCAGAAATTTAGAGGAACTAAAAAAGAACGCTCAGTTTATCAGAATAACCGATTCCGGAATGCGAGAATCAAAATCTCATGACAATGAACTTTTGTAA
- the thrS gene encoding threonine--tRNA ligase, whose amino-acid sequence MDKQEKMHRVRHSLSHIMAMAILKKFPDAKLAIGPTIENGFYYDFLLPDKLSDNDLPKLEKEMKRIIKQNINFSKQVAARDSALKMASDQIFKIELINDLPEDEEISFYSSGEFTDLCAGPHVEKSSEINIDAFKLTTTAGAYWRGDEKNQMLTRIYGVAFETKEELDDYLEKLKQAKERDHRKLGKEMDLFTFSELVGAGMPLYTPKGAHVRRQIINFSNELQNKIGFQEVHTPQMNRAELFHVSGHWEKFKDDMISASSHYSKDEFFLKPMNCPQHTQIFASKKRSYRDLPIRYSDFANLFRDEKPGELSGLTRLRCFSQDDGHSFCREDQIESEFKNVLSIINEALKTYGLNYYVRLSLWDPEQKEKYLGDEKVWEKSQTLLEKLLKENKIEYESATGEAAFYGPKMDIIAKDALSRQWQISTIQLDFNMPKRFELSYTDQDGTEKTPVMIHRAIIGSPERFLGILIEHYGGAFPLWLSPVHIKILTVNQNHIEFAKKIADEFAEENIITEIDMSDETVGNKIRKSAKEKSPYTLVIGDKEMNSDKLFVRVRGKQDLLEIDKKEFISKIKTDIKNRSLTLL is encoded by the coding sequence ATGGACAAACAAGAAAAAATGCACCGCGTAAGACACTCTCTGTCTCACATCATGGCTATGGCAATACTCAAAAAGTTTCCTGATGCCAAACTAGCAATTGGGCCAACTATAGAAAATGGTTTTTATTATGATTTTCTATTGCCTGATAAACTATCAGACAATGATTTGCCAAAACTGGAAAAAGAAATGAAAAGAATCATAAAACAAAACATTAATTTTTCCAAACAAGTAGCGGCTAGAGACTCTGCCCTAAAAATGGCTAGCGATCAAATATTTAAGATTGAACTAATCAATGACTTGCCAGAAGACGAAGAAATTAGTTTTTACAGTTCCGGTGAATTTACTGATTTGTGCGCTGGACCACACGTGGAAAAAAGCTCAGAGATAAATATTGACGCCTTTAAGCTCACTACTACTGCCGGCGCTTATTGGCGTGGTGATGAAAAAAACCAAATGCTCACTCGTATCTATGGCGTAGCTTTTGAAACAAAAGAAGAGCTGGATGATTATTTGGAAAAGCTAAAACAAGCCAAAGAAAGAGACCATCGCAAGCTTGGTAAAGAAATGGATCTATTTACTTTTTCAGAGCTAGTCGGTGCTGGTATGCCTCTTTATACTCCCAAAGGCGCTCATGTCAGACGCCAAATTATAAATTTTTCTAATGAATTACAAAATAAAATAGGCTTTCAAGAAGTCCACACACCACAGATGAACAGAGCTGAACTTTTTCATGTTTCCGGACACTGGGAAAAATTCAAAGATGATATGATTTCAGCTAGCTCTCACTATAGTAAAGACGAATTCTTTCTAAAACCAATGAATTGCCCTCAGCATACTCAGATATTTGCTAGCAAAAAAAGAAGTTATCGTGATTTGCCTATCAGATACTCTGATTTTGCGAATCTTTTTAGAGACGAAAAGCCAGGAGAATTGTCTGGCCTGACCAGACTAAGGTGTTTTTCTCAAGACGATGGACACAGTTTCTGCCGTGAAGATCAAATAGAGTCAGAATTCAAAAATGTCTTGAGCATTATAAATGAAGCTCTAAAAACTTATGGTCTAAATTATTATGTCAGGTTGTCACTATGGGATCCCGAACAAAAAGAAAAATACCTCGGCGATGAAAAAGTTTGGGAAAAATCTCAGACACTCTTAGAAAAACTACTCAAAGAAAATAAAATAGAATACGAGTCAGCTACAGGTGAAGCGGCTTTTTATGGGCCAAAAATGGATATAATTGCCAAAGATGCTTTGTCACGTCAGTGGCAGATATCCACCATTCAATTGGACTTTAATATGCCAAAAAGATTTGAGCTCAGTTATACCGACCAAGACGGTACAGAAAAAACTCCCGTTATGATTCACCGAGCCATTATTGGCTCTCCCGAAAGATTTTTAGGGATTTTGATTGAGCATTATGGTGGTGCCTTTCCTTTATGGCTCTCCCCTGTCCATATCAAAATACTAACTGTCAATCAAAATCATATTGAGTTTGCTAAAAAAATTGCCGATGAATTTGCTGAAGAAAATATAATAACTGAAATTGATATGTCTGATGAAACCGTCGGCAACAAGATACGCAAATCGGCCAAAGAAAAATCTCCTTATACTCTAGTCATTGGTGACAAAGAAATGAATTCTGACAAACTATTTGTCAGAGTACGCGGCAAACAAGATCTTTTGGAAATAGACAAAAAAGAATTTATCTCAAAAATAAAAACCGACATCAAAAATCGTAGCCTGACTCTTTTATAA
- a CDS encoding DNA polymerase III subunit alpha — protein MLIHLHNHSHYSLLDGLSTIDQLVKKAKEQAVNALALTDHGVMYGAIEFYQKCLASGIKPIIGVECYVAPGSISDRNHKEKPYHLILLAENNQGYKNLLKLTTIAHLEGFYYKPRIDWEILKKHKEGLIAATACLGGPLARHIKAGQHQTVQENLKTLLDIFGNDHLYLELQHRNDSEQEIVNEEYKKISKQHNIPLIITNDVHYINSDDNEAQDILLCIQTKHKQSDEDRMSYLGDDFSMISENKVKELFGDEIQTAIDNTQKLADRCNIEIELGTIQLPEYQLQNANSAEEELKQLCLLGVKKRYGYEIDQIPTNIKERLDYELSIITKTGFAAYFLIVQDFVNWAKEQKIVVGPGRGSAAGSLVSYLINITNIDPIKYELIFERFLNPERISMPDIDLDFADIRREEVIRYVEEKYGKDHVAQIITFGTMAARAAVRDVGRVMGYSYGYCDQLAKMIPMFTSLEEALANVDDLKRIYEEDPEAQRLLDMAKKLEGLARHSSTHACAVLITKEPLTNYTPLQYASGDDKTIISQYSMHPVEDLGLLKMDFLGLKNLTILEQTIEIVEATKNTKINIDHLPLDDQKTFDLFQKGETTGVFQLESGGMKRYLKQLKPTELEDIIAMVALYRPGPMEFIPDFIAAKHGLKKVNYLHPKLEPILKNTYGIAVYQEQLMRIVRDLAGFSYGQADVLRKAVGKKIKELLDEQEEKVVSGLIDNGVDKKTANKIWEFIVPFARYGFNRSHAACYAMIAYQTAYLKANYPEAFMAALLTADQDNIDRVTIEIKECRKMDIDVLPPDVNESFSNFSVVESTDPNKKGKIRFGLNAIKNVGHNIAKVIISERKKNGQYKSLEDFLSRIKDKDLNKKSLESLIKAGALDSLSNRGQALGNLITILEFNKKIQNEHKSGQNNLFADLPLANTTFSLKLEHFDDIDQNTKLSWEKELMGLYISDHPFKNDLEILKKYIIPLDKLKNKDGNNVRVAGIITFVHKIVTHKGQAMLFVTIEDSSSSIEVIVFPSMLETTFNLWKDENRVLVEGKVSEKDGHPKVIAERAEIINPETIKDFKAKGLSEKKLWLVLPEGFDKDKMAELKKILDQHPGLSPVYLEIHNGHIRKLKTDLKVLPDEKLKEKINKFLGPNSWKLKTN, from the coding sequence ATGCTTATTCACCTCCATAATCACTCTCATTACAGCCTACTTGATGGCTTGAGTACTATAGACCAACTAGTAAAAAAGGCTAAAGAGCAGGCAGTCAATGCTTTGGCTCTGACTGATCATGGTGTTATGTATGGAGCTATAGAATTTTATCAAAAATGTCTGGCTAGTGGCATAAAACCGATCATCGGTGTTGAATGTTATGTTGCCCCTGGTTCAATATCCGACAGAAACCACAAAGAAAAACCATATCATCTTATTCTCTTGGCAGAAAACAACCAAGGATACAAAAACCTTCTCAAATTGACTACCATTGCTCATCTGGAAGGTTTTTATTATAAACCAAGAATAGATTGGGAAATATTAAAAAAACACAAAGAAGGATTAATAGCCGCCACAGCCTGTCTAGGTGGACCATTGGCTCGCCACATCAAAGCCGGACAACACCAGACTGTCCAAGAAAATCTCAAGACACTCTTAGATATTTTTGGAAATGATCATTTATATTTGGAATTACAACACCGAAATGATAGTGAACAAGAAATAGTCAATGAAGAATACAAAAAAATTTCCAAGCAACATAATATACCCCTTATTATCACCAATGATGTCCACTACATAAATTCTGATGATAATGAAGCCCAAGATATATTACTCTGTATACAAACAAAGCATAAGCAGTCGGATGAAGATAGGATGTCATACCTAGGAGACGATTTCTCTATGATTTCTGAAAATAAAGTCAAAGAATTATTTGGCGACGAAATACAAACCGCAATTGATAACACTCAAAAATTAGCTGACCGTTGCAATATAGAAATAGAGTTGGGCACTATTCAATTGCCTGAATACCAGTTACAAAATGCTAACAGTGCCGAGGAAGAGCTAAAACAATTATGCCTCTTGGGCGTAAAAAAACGCTACGGATACGAGATAGACCAAATCCCGACCAATATCAAAGAAAGATTGGATTATGAGCTCTCTATCATAACTAAGACTGGTTTTGCGGCCTACTTTTTGATAGTGCAAGATTTTGTCAATTGGGCCAAAGAACAAAAGATAGTAGTCGGCCCAGGTCGTGGATCAGCTGCTGGATCGCTGGTATCTTACCTGATAAATATCACCAATATCGACCCCATCAAGTATGAGCTTATTTTTGAAAGATTCCTCAACCCAGAACGTATATCCATGCCTGATATTGATCTTGATTTTGCCGATATCAGACGTGAAGAAGTAATCCGCTATGTTGAAGAAAAGTATGGCAAAGATCACGTAGCCCAAATCATAACTTTTGGTACTATGGCTGCTCGAGCAGCTGTCAGAGACGTAGGACGTGTGATGGGTTATAGTTATGGCTACTGCGACCAACTGGCCAAAATGATTCCAATGTTTACTTCTCTGGAGGAAGCTTTGGCCAATGTCGATGATCTAAAAAGAATATATGAAGAAGATCCTGAAGCACAAAGACTATTGGACATGGCCAAAAAACTAGAAGGTCTAGCTCGCCACTCCTCTACCCACGCCTGTGCCGTACTAATCACCAAAGAGCCACTGACAAACTACACCCCTTTGCAATATGCCTCCGGTGACGATAAAACTATTATATCCCAATACTCTATGCACCCAGTTGAAGACCTGGGCTTACTCAAAATGGATTTTTTGGGCCTCAAAAATCTGACCATCTTAGAACAAACTATCGAGATAGTAGAAGCTACCAAAAATACCAAAATTAATATAGATCATTTGCCACTTGATGACCAAAAAACCTTTGATCTTTTCCAAAAAGGTGAAACCACCGGCGTATTCCAACTAGAATCCGGTGGCATGAAAAGATACCTCAAACAGCTCAAACCAACTGAGCTAGAAGATATCATTGCTATGGTCGCCCTATACCGCCCAGGACCGATGGAGTTTATCCCAGATTTTATTGCCGCCAAACATGGATTAAAAAAAGTAAACTACTTGCATCCCAAGTTGGAACCGATCCTAAAAAATACCTATGGTATTGCGGTATATCAGGAACAATTGATGAGAATTGTCAGAGACCTAGCTGGTTTTAGCTACGGTCAGGCTGATGTATTAAGAAAAGCGGTAGGTAAAAAAATAAAAGAACTGCTCGATGAGCAGGAGGAAAAAGTAGTATCAGGCTTGATAGATAACGGCGTAGACAAAAAAACTGCCAACAAAATATGGGAATTTATTGTGCCTTTTGCCAGATATGGTTTTAACAGATCACACGCTGCCTGCTACGCCATGATTGCCTATCAAACTGCCTATTTAAAAGCTAACTATCCAGAGGCTTTTATGGCCGCCCTTTTGACAGCCGACCAAGACAATATTGACAGGGTCACTATTGAAATAAAAGAATGTCGCAAAATGGATATAGATGTCTTACCGCCTGATGTCAATGAAAGTTTTTCTAATTTTTCAGTGGTAGAAAGTACTGATCCAAACAAAAAAGGAAAAATTCGTTTTGGGCTAAATGCTATTAAAAATGTTGGACACAATATTGCCAAAGTCATAATCTCTGAAAGAAAAAAGAACGGTCAGTACAAATCTCTGGAGGATTTTCTCTCTAGGATAAAAGATAAGGATCTAAACAAAAAATCACTCGAAAGCCTAATAAAAGCCGGCGCCTTAGATTCATTATCTAATCGCGGACAAGCTTTGGGAAATTTGATTACTATTTTGGAATTTAACAAAAAAATACAAAATGAACATAAAAGCGGACAAAATAATTTGTTTGCCGATTTACCACTAGCTAATACCACTTTTTCCCTCAAACTAGAACACTTTGATGATATAGACCAAAATACTAAACTTTCTTGGGAAAAAGAGCTAATGGGTCTTTATATATCCGACCACCCTTTCAAAAACGATCTGGAAATACTCAAAAAATATATTATCCCGTTGGATAAATTAAAAAACAAAGACGGAAACAATGTCCGAGTAGCTGGTATTATTACTTTTGTTCACAAAATAGTCACTCACAAAGGTCAGGCTATGCTCTTTGTCACTATAGAAGATTCCAGCTCTAGTATTGAAGTGATTGTCTTCCCTTCCATGTTGGAAACTACTTTCAATCTATGGAAAGACGAAAATAGAGTTTTGGTAGAAGGCAAGGTCTCTGAAAAAGACGGCCACCCCAAGGTGATTGCCGAAAGAGCAGAAATTATAAACCCAGAAACAATCAAAGATTTTAAAGCCAAAGGATTGTCTGAAAAAAAGCTTTGGCTAGTTTTACCCGAAGGTTTTGATAAAGATAAAATGGCTGAGCTCAAAAAAATATTGGACCAACATCCCGGACTTAGCCCAGTTTATCTGGAAATACATAATGGCCATATACGCAAGTTAAAAACCGACCTTAAAGTGCTACCGGATGAAAAACTAAAAGAAAAAATAAATAAATTTTTAGGGCCAAATAGCTGGAAATTAAAAACTAATTGA
- the rodA gene encoding rod shape-determining protein RodA, which produces MRIFLAKWQKIDWLLFFAVLILLVLGISILYSLSLNTDTANFAVFKKQILFALSGFVLFFFLASINYNVWLTYAKLIFILFVLVLLFVLFFGVEIKGTTGWLSVGPFVLQPVEFAKIALVIALARYFAHYANEFFMFKHIFISGLLTLAFVGLVTLQPDLGSALVLLGTWIIMLLFTGIKRQHFWWLLAVFLVVVVISWFFLLQSYQQSRILTFFNPGLDPQGEGYNVIQSIIAVGSGQTFGRGLALGSQSSLRFLPEPGTDFIFAVIAEDLGLVGTGLLLALFAFIFYRLFLIMRKSQDDFGAYLILGIAAMLLVQTFINIGMNMGISPVTGIPLPLVSAGGSSVWAVMIALGIAQSVHLRNG; this is translated from the coding sequence ATGAGGATTTTTTTAGCCAAATGGCAAAAGATAGACTGGTTGTTATTTTTTGCTGTTCTAATTTTGCTAGTTTTAGGAATTAGCATTTTATATAGTCTTAGTTTGAATACTGATACGGCAAATTTCGCTGTTTTTAAAAAACAAATACTTTTTGCCTTATCAGGTTTTGTTTTATTTTTTTTCTTAGCCAGTATAAATTATAATGTTTGGTTGACTTATGCCAAATTGATTTTTATATTATTTGTATTGGTTCTTTTGTTTGTTTTATTTTTTGGTGTAGAGATAAAAGGTACGACTGGTTGGTTGTCCGTCGGTCCTTTTGTTTTGCAGCCGGTAGAGTTTGCTAAAATTGCTTTGGTTATAGCTCTGGCCAGATATTTTGCTCATTACGCTAATGAGTTTTTTATGTTTAAACATATTTTTATTTCTGGTTTACTTACGCTTGCTTTTGTCGGACTAGTTACTCTGCAGCCTGATCTTGGTTCAGCCTTGGTGCTTTTGGGTACCTGGATAATAATGCTTTTATTTACCGGTATTAAACGTCAGCATTTTTGGTGGCTCTTGGCAGTATTTTTGGTAGTGGTAGTAATAAGCTGGTTTTTCCTTTTACAATCTTATCAACAGTCTAGAATATTAACTTTCTTCAACCCAGGTCTTGATCCTCAAGGTGAGGGCTACAATGTCATACAGTCAATAATTGCTGTTGGTTCTGGACAAACTTTTGGCAGAGGTCTAGCTCTAGGCTCACAAAGTAGCTTGAGATTTTTGCCTGAGCCGGGCACAGATTTTATATTTGCCGTAATTGCTGAGGATTTAGGTTTGGTGGGAACAGGTTTGTTGTTAGCCTTATTTGCTTTTATATTTTATAGATTATTTTTGATAATGAGGAAAAGTCAGGATGATTTTGGAGCTTATCTGATATTGGGTATTGCAGCTATGCTTTTGGTACAGACTTTTATAAATATTGGTATGAATATGGGAATATCACCGGTTACAGGTATTCCTTTACCCTTAGTTTCAGCTGGCGGTAGTTCAGTCTGGGCTGTAATGATCGCTTTGGGTATAGCACAAAGTGTGCATTTGAGGAATGGATAA
- a CDS encoding 50S ribosomal protein L25: protein MAEFVLEAKERKTGTQGQLTEIRDSKRVPGVIYGFSQEPISIDLAYLELLKVLKEAGTSNIISIKVGDKTIKVIVREYQQDPVKDTLSHVDFMAIDEKKELTTKVPLAFVGISTAVREQGGQVNTKNISVNVRCLPADLPAKIDVDVSLLKELGQKLIISDLQVDDKVNILNNPNDPVVDVTLPKKIKIEEVATPVAGAEGETKEGEEGETKEGEEGETKEGEDKK from the coding sequence ATGGCAGAATTTGTACTAGAAGCAAAAGAACGTAAGACTGGCACTCAAGGTCAGTTGACAGAAATCCGTGATTCAAAAAGAGTCCCAGGAGTTATTTATGGCTTTTCTCAGGAGCCAATATCTATTGATTTGGCTTATTTGGAGCTACTAAAAGTGCTCAAAGAAGCTGGAACTAGCAATATTATTTCTATAAAAGTTGGAGATAAAACCATCAAAGTTATTGTCCGTGAATACCAACAGGATCCTGTCAAAGACACTTTGTCACATGTTGATTTTATGGCTATTGATGAGAAAAAAGAGCTTACTACCAAAGTGCCATTGGCCTTTGTAGGAATCTCGACTGCTGTGCGTGAGCAAGGTGGTCAGGTAAATACCAAAAATATTTCAGTTAATGTGCGATGTTTGCCAGCTGATTTACCAGCTAAGATAGATGTGGATGTCAGTTTATTGAAAGAGCTTGGTCAGAAATTGATTATTTCAGATCTACAAGTAGATGATAAAGTAAATATTTTGAATAACCCAAATGATCCAGTAGTTGATGTTACTTTGCCGAAGAAAATTAAAATTGAAGAAGTGGCTACTCCTGTTGCTGGTGCTGAAGGCGAAACTAAAGAAGGTGAAGAAGGCGAAACTAAAGAAGGTGAAGAAGGCGAAACTAAAGAAGGTGAAGATAAAAAATAG